Proteins encoded together in one Shewanella acanthi window:
- a CDS encoding N-acetylmuramoyl-L-alanine amidase — protein MTKKNKYFQIVTLCLCLLFAVSAKAANQLEGVRIWAAPESTRIVFDLSDVPNYSYFSIVGPDRLVVDLKKATSNVNLKNIANNSKLVKGVRVSKSPTKGDLRLVIDLVKPLNANLFSLPVTAPYGNRLVVDLEEKTASASAISSSNSSSSSSAVKTVSSASRSARDIVVAIDAGHGGDDPGSIGPSGVHEKKIVLEIAKRVASKINDTPGMRAVMIRNGDYFVNLNKRSELARNSKADLLISIHADAFTSPNPRGASVWVLSMRRANSEIGRWLEQKEKHSELLGGAGEIIQNTDNEQYLAMTLLDMSMNSSMAIGHSVAGDILKDLGAVTELHKSRPESASFAVLKSPDIPSILVETGFISNPKEEKLLTSSRHQESIADAIYKGVSRYFRNNPPADTLLAQKGSNASSSASVSTKASVKNSGNIKHKVGRGESLSAIAQQYRVPMSSIKRANNMKTDVVQLGQTLLIPES, from the coding sequence ATGACTAAGAAAAATAAATATTTTCAAATTGTTACTTTATGTTTGTGCCTTCTGTTCGCTGTGTCGGCCAAAGCAGCCAATCAGCTCGAAGGCGTGCGTATTTGGGCGGCTCCTGAATCGACACGAATCGTATTCGACTTAAGTGATGTGCCTAATTACAGCTATTTCAGCATAGTTGGACCCGATCGGTTAGTGGTTGACCTTAAAAAGGCGACCAGTAATGTGAACCTAAAAAATATCGCCAACAACAGTAAGTTGGTGAAAGGAGTTCGTGTCAGTAAATCGCCGACGAAAGGGGATTTACGATTGGTAATCGACTTAGTTAAACCATTGAATGCCAATTTATTTTCTCTGCCAGTGACCGCACCCTATGGCAATCGTCTGGTGGTTGATTTAGAGGAAAAAACGGCTTCGGCGAGTGCCATTTCAAGTTCAAATTCAAGTTCATCGAGTTCAGCGGTTAAGACCGTGAGCAGCGCTTCGCGTTCAGCAAGGGATATTGTTGTCGCAATTGATGCAGGACATGGTGGTGACGATCCAGGTTCTATCGGTCCTTCGGGCGTTCACGAGAAGAAAATTGTACTCGAAATTGCCAAGCGTGTTGCCTCTAAAATTAATGATACGCCGGGAATGCGGGCGGTGATGATCCGTAATGGCGATTACTTTGTGAATTTGAATAAACGTTCGGAATTGGCGCGCAATAGCAAAGCAGATCTACTGATCTCAATCCATGCAGATGCTTTTACTTCGCCAAATCCCCGCGGCGCTTCCGTTTGGGTGCTGTCGATGCGCCGTGCCAACAGTGAAATTGGTCGCTGGTTAGAGCAAAAAGAAAAACATTCCGAACTGCTCGGTGGTGCCGGTGAAATTATTCAAAATACCGATAATGAACAATACCTTGCAATGACCTTACTCGATATGTCGATGAACAGTTCGATGGCTATTGGTCACTCGGTTGCAGGGGATATTCTCAAGGATTTAGGCGCTGTGACAGAGCTCCACAAGAGCCGTCCTGAGTCTGCGAGTTTTGCAGTTTTAAAATCGCCTGATATTCCCTCTATTTTGGTTGAGACTGGCTTTATCTCGAATCCAAAGGAAGAGAAATTACTGACCAGTTCACGCCATCAGGAAAGTATTGCTGATGCCATATATAAGGGGGTGAGTCGTTATTTCCGCAATAATCCGCCGGCGGATACTCTTCTTGCTCAAAAGGGAAGCAATGCATCTAGCTCTGCCTCAGTCAGTACTAAAGCCAGCGTTAAGAATTCAGGCAATATCAAACATAAGGTGGGTCGGGGTGAGTCGCTTTCTGCTATTGCGCAGCAATATCGGGTGCCCATGTCCAGTATTAAGCGTGCCAATAATATGAAGACCGATGTGGTTCAGCTCGGTCAAACTCTGTTGATCCCAGAGAGTTAA